In Aegilops tauschii subsp. strangulata cultivar AL8/78 chromosome 3, Aet v6.0, whole genome shotgun sequence, one genomic interval encodes:
- the LOC109750248 gene encoding peroxidase 2-like, giving the protein MAVSSCFPLVARCSLLLTAALVLELSHAAHGHGGAGAGLSSSFYDDSCPSARDIVRRVIQNARVADARIPASLIRLHFHDCFVQGCDGSLLLDNDLPAIMTEKEVPANDRSARGFDVVDNIKHALENACPGIVSCADILALASEISVELAGGPSWSVPLGRRDGTTTNIESANNLPSPFDSLETLQEKFRNMGLDDTDLVALQGAHTFGRAQCQFTQQNCSAGQDEETPVNLDTVTPNVFDNKYYGNLLHGRAPLPSDQVMLSDPVAAATTAPIVHRFSGSQKDFFKNFAASMVKMGNISPLTGRAGEIRNNCQRVNNKPY; this is encoded by the coding sequence ATGGCCGTTTCCTCTTGTTTCCCGTTGGTTGCTCGCTGTAGCCTCTTGCTCACCGCAGCGCTGGTCCTAGAGCTGAGCCATGCAGCCCATGGTCATGGCGGTGCCGGTGCTGGGTTGAGCTCGTCCTTCTACGACGACTCGTGCCCGAGTGCGCGTGACATTGTCCGGCGCGTCATCCAGAATGCCCGCGTCGCTGACGCACGCATCCCAGCCAGCCTCATCCGCCTCCACTTTCACGACTGCTTTGTTCAGGGCTGTGATGGCTCACTTTTGCTGGACAACGACCTCCCGGCGATCATGACCGAGAAGGAAGTCCCTGCCAACGATAGGTCAGCACGCGGGTTCGATGTGGTCGACAACATCAAGCATGCGCTAGAGAATGCATGCCCTGGCATCGTGTCCTGTGCCGACATCCTCGCCCTCGCCTCCGAGATCTCCGTCGAGCTGGCCGGAGGGCCTAGTTGGAGTGTGCCGTTGGGCCGCCGTGATGGCACGACCACCAATATCGAGAGTGCTAACAATCTCCCGAGCCCCTTCGACTCTCTGGAGACGCTCCAGGAGAAGTTCAGAAACATGGGCCTCGACGACACCGACCTTGTCGCCCTCCAAGGAGCGCACACCTTTGGGCGGGCGCAATGCCAATTCACACAGCAGAACTGCAGTGCTGGGCAGGACGAGGAGACACCGGTGAACCTTGACACAGTCACCCCTAACGTCTTCGACAACAAGTACTATGGCAACCTCTTGCACGGCCGCGCCCCTCTCCCTTCGGACCAGGTAATGTTGTCTGATCCTGTCGCTGCTGCGACCACCGCACCCATCGTTCACAGGTTCTCCGGTAGTCAAAAGGACTTCTTCAAGAATTTCGCGGCCTCGATGGTGAAAATGGGGAACATAAGTCCATTGACGGGAAGGGCTGGGGAGATTAGGAACAACTGTCAGAGGGTGAACAACAAACCCTATTGA